One part of the Oceanihabitans sp. IOP_32 genome encodes these proteins:
- the ileS gene encoding isoleucine--tRNA ligase yields the protein MSAKFPEYKGLDLTKVANEILQYWQENNIFEKSVSTREGKKPYVFYEGPPSANGLPGVHHVLARAIKDIFPRYKTMKGYQVKRKAGWDTHGLPIELGVEKELGITKEDIGKTISVEDYNAACRKAVMRYTDVWNDLTKKMGYWVDMDNPYITYEPKYMESVWWLLKQIYNKSLIYKGYTIQPYSPKAGTGLSSHELNQPGTYQDVTDTTVVAQFKANENSLPEFLKNEGDIYFLAWTTTPWTLPSNTALTVGPKIDYVLVETYNQYTFEPIHVVLAKALVAKQFAGKFVEVQEKSEVLSYKSEDKKIPYRIVKEFKGKDLVGITYEQLLKFALPNDNPENAFRVISGDFVTTEDGTGIVHTAPTFGADDALVAKQATPEVPPMLVKDAQGNLVPLVDLQGRFRPEMGDYAGKYVKNEYYDEGEAPERSVDVELAIQLKTENKAFKVEKYKHSYPNCWRTDKPILYYPLDSWFIKITEVKDRMYALNQTINWKPKSTGEGRFGNWLANANDWNLSRSRYWGIPLPIWRTEDGKEEICIGSVEELKNEMQKAIVAGVLDKDIFEDFEIGNLSDENYAKIDLHKNIVDDIVLVSETGQKMFRESDLIDVWFDSGSMPYAQWHYPFENSDLIDKGITFPADFIAEGVDQTRGWFYTLHAIATMVFDSVAYKNVVSNGLVLDKNGQKMSKRLGNAVDPFETLADYGADATRWYMISNANPWDNLKFDLEGIEEVKRKFFGTLYNTYSFFQLYANLDNFTYAEADIPLEERPEIDRWILSELHTLIEKVDAYYADYEPTKAARAISNFTQDYVSNWFVRLSRRRFWKGDYGQDKISAYQTLYNCMETIAKLSAPIAPFFMDKLYLDLNLVTKKETFESVHLTDFPVFDPAFVDKSLERKMEAAQTISSLVLSLRAKEKIKVRQPLQKIMIPVTNAQQKEELLAVSNLIKHEVNVKDIELLEDASEILVKQIKPNFKVLGPRFGKDMKAIASVVNQFGAKDIDKIEQNGHLEVEVNGKMIILELGDVEITSQDIEGWLVANEGALTVALDVTISEDLRNEGVARELVNRIQNLRKDSGYEVTDRIEVKLQKDRNIENAVINNIDYIKTETLTENLEFIDRVESGIEIVFDNVNTKLFIKKH from the coding sequence ATGAGCGCTAAATTTCCTGAATACAAAGGACTTGACTTAACAAAAGTAGCAAACGAAATATTGCAGTACTGGCAAGAAAACAACATTTTTGAAAAAAGTGTTTCTACTAGAGAAGGTAAAAAACCATATGTGTTTTATGAAGGGCCTCCTTCTGCAAACGGGCTTCCTGGAGTGCATCATGTTTTAGCACGTGCCATTAAAGATATTTTTCCACGATATAAAACCATGAAAGGCTACCAAGTTAAACGTAAAGCAGGTTGGGATACGCATGGTTTACCTATAGAGTTGGGTGTAGAAAAAGAACTGGGAATAACTAAAGAAGATATTGGCAAAACCATTTCGGTAGAAGATTACAATGCTGCTTGTCGTAAAGCCGTGATGCGTTATACCGATGTTTGGAACGACCTAACAAAAAAAATGGGCTATTGGGTAGATATGGATAATCCGTACATCACCTACGAGCCTAAATATATGGAGTCTGTTTGGTGGCTTTTAAAACAAATTTATAACAAATCGTTAATTTATAAAGGTTATACCATACAGCCATATTCTCCAAAAGCTGGAACAGGATTAAGCTCGCATGAGTTAAATCAACCAGGAACCTATCAAGATGTTACCGATACAACGGTTGTTGCCCAATTTAAAGCGAATGAAAATTCGTTGCCAGAGTTCTTAAAAAATGAAGGCGATATTTATTTCTTAGCATGGACAACCACACCTTGGACGTTGCCTAGTAACACCGCTTTAACCGTGGGGCCAAAAATTGATTATGTTTTGGTTGAAACTTATAATCAATACACTTTCGAGCCTATACATGTGGTTTTGGCCAAAGCATTGGTTGCCAAACAGTTTGCAGGAAAATTTGTTGAAGTTCAAGAAAAATCGGAAGTTTTAAGCTATAAATCTGAAGATAAAAAAATACCCTACAGAATAGTTAAAGAATTTAAAGGAAAAGATTTAGTAGGAATAACTTACGAGCAACTTTTAAAATTTGCACTTCCAAATGATAACCCAGAAAATGCCTTTCGTGTAATTTCTGGAGATTTCGTAACGACTGAAGATGGTACGGGTATAGTACATACCGCACCAACTTTTGGAGCCGATGATGCTTTGGTAGCTAAACAAGCCACTCCAGAAGTGCCTCCTATGTTGGTAAAAGATGCACAAGGTAATTTGGTGCCTTTAGTAGATTTACAAGGTCGTTTTCGTCCAGAAATGGGCGACTATGCTGGCAAATACGTAAAGAATGAGTATTACGACGAAGGAGAAGCACCCGAGCGTTCGGTAGATGTCGAGTTGGCCATTCAATTAAAAACCGAAAACAAAGCCTTTAAGGTTGAAAAATATAAACACAGCTATCCAAATTGTTGGCGTACCGATAAACCTATTCTGTACTATCCTTTAGATTCTTGGTTTATTAAAATTACAGAGGTTAAAGATCGCATGTACGCGTTAAACCAAACTATAAATTGGAAACCAAAAAGTACAGGTGAGGGTCGTTTTGGAAACTGGTTAGCCAATGCAAACGATTGGAATTTATCTCGTTCTCGGTACTGGGGAATCCCGTTGCCAATTTGGAGGACCGAAGATGGTAAGGAAGAGATTTGTATCGGTTCGGTTGAAGAGTTAAAGAATGAAATGCAAAAGGCGATTGTAGCCGGTGTTCTTGATAAAGATATATTTGAAGATTTTGAAATAGGAAACCTTTCTGATGAAAATTACGCCAAAATCGATTTGCATAAAAATATTGTAGATGACATTGTTCTCGTGTCTGAAACGGGTCAAAAAATGTTCCGCGAAAGCGATTTAATCGATGTTTGGTTCGATTCTGGCAGTATGCCTTATGCACAGTGGCATTATCCATTCGAAAACAGTGATCTAATCGATAAAGGTATTACATTTCCGGCCGATTTTATTGCCGAAGGTGTCGACCAAACAAGGGGCTGGTTTTATACCTTGCACGCTATAGCCACTATGGTATTCGATTCTGTGGCCTATAAAAACGTGGTGTCTAACGGGTTAGTATTGGATAAAAACGGACAAAAAATGTCGAAACGTTTAGGTAATGCTGTCGATCCGTTTGAAACCTTAGCAGATTATGGCGCCGATGCCACACGTTGGTACATGATTAGTAACGCCAACCCTTGGGATAATTTAAAATTTGATTTAGAGGGTATTGAGGAAGTAAAACGCAAGTTCTTTGGAACGCTTTACAATACCTATTCTTTTTTTCAGTTGTACGCCAATTTAGATAATTTTACCTATGCTGAAGCTGATATTCCTCTGGAAGAACGACCAGAAATAGACCGCTGGATCCTTTCTGAATTGCATACTCTAATTGAAAAAGTAGATGCCTACTACGCCGACTATGAGCCTACAAAGGCAGCACGTGCCATTTCAAACTTTACCCAAGATTATGTAAGCAATTGGTTTGTGCGTTTAAGCAGAAGGCGTTTCTGGAAAGGCGATTACGGGCAAGATAAAATTTCGGCATACCAAACGCTCTACAACTGTATGGAGACCATTGCAAAGTTAAGTGCACCAATAGCACCTTTCTTTATGGATAAGTTGTATTTAGATCTCAATTTGGTAACCAAAAAAGAGACTTTTGAGAGTGTCCACCTAACCGATTTCCCTGTTTTCGATCCCGCCTTTGTCGATAAAAGCTTGGAGCGTAAAATGGAAGCCGCTCAAACAATATCGTCTTTAGTTTTATCGTTAAGAGCTAAAGAAAAGATAAAAGTGAGACAGCCGCTGCAAAAAATTATGATACCGGTTACTAATGCACAACAAAAAGAGGAACTTTTAGCCGTTTCAAATTTAATCAAGCACGAGGTAAACGTTAAAGATATTGAGCTTTTAGAAGATGCCTCAGAAATTTTAGTGAAGCAAATAAAACCCAATTTTAAAGTGCTTGGGCCACGTTTTGGTAAAGATATGAAAGCCATAGCAAGTGTGGTAAACCAGTTTGGTGCAAAGGATATTGACAAAATTGAGCAAAATGGTCATTTAGAGGTTGAAGTTAACGGAAAAATGATTATTTTAGAGTTGGGAGATGTAGAGATTACATCGCAAGATATTGAGGGCTGGTTAGTGGCCAATGAGGGGGCACTAACAGTAGCTTTAGATGTTACGATTTCTGAAGACCTTAGAAATGAAGGGGTGGCAAGAGAACTTGTAAATCGAATACAGAACCTACGAAAAGATTCTGGATATGAAGTAACAGATAGAATTGAAGTTAAGCTTCAAAAAGACCGTAATATTGAAAATGCAGTAATTAATAATATTGATTATATTAAAACAGAAACCCTAACAGAAAACCTTGAATTTATTGACCGAGTAGAGAGTGGTATAGAAATTGTTTTTGATAATGTAAATACCAAATTGTTTATTAAAAAACACTAA
- a CDS encoding TraR/DksA family transcriptional regulator, with protein MNLDTVKYSDKDLSEFKVLILEKIEKAKRDLELIQSAYMNDHNNGTEDTAPQFKAFEEGSNVMSKESNSQLAIRQEKFIRDLKNALIRIENKSYGVCRVTGKLINKERLKLVPHATLSIEAKNMQ; from the coding sequence ATGAACTTAGATACAGTAAAGTATTCAGATAAAGATTTATCTGAATTTAAAGTGCTAATCTTAGAAAAAATTGAGAAAGCAAAACGCGATTTAGAGCTTATCCAGAGCGCATACATGAACGACCATAACAATGGTACCGAAGACACTGCCCCACAATTTAAAGCTTTTGAAGAGGGGAGTAACGTGATGAGCAAAGAATCGAATTCCCAATTGGCTATTCGTCAAGAAAAATTTATTCGCGATTTAAAAAATGCCTTAATTAGAATTGAAAACAAAAGCTATGGCGTTTGTAGAGTTACTGGCAAGCTTATTAATAAAGAGCGTTTAAAATTAGTACCTCATGCAACTTTAAGTATTGAGGCTAAAAATATGCAGTAA
- a CDS encoding lipoprotein signal peptidase — MPLKKTVLLIVIILLIDQVSKFYIKTHFALQDSIEVFKWFKIYFIENDGMAWGTKISDFLPSLNDRAAKVALTLFRMVAIFGIGYWLLEATKKKSAKVLIVAIALIFAGALGNIIDSVFYGVLFNDSFGQVATFLPQSGGYDSLLYGKVVDMLYFPLWSGYLPEWIPFVGGDYFTFFEPVFNIADMAISTGFLMLIIFNRKAFPKN; from the coding sequence ATGCCATTAAAAAAAACCGTTTTACTGATAGTAATAATTTTACTTATCGATCAAGTAAGTAAATTTTATATTAAAACTCATTTTGCACTCCAGGACAGTATTGAGGTTTTTAAATGGTTTAAAATCTACTTTATTGAAAACGATGGGATGGCATGGGGTACTAAAATAAGCGATTTTTTACCATCTCTAAACGATAGAGCGGCCAAAGTGGCCTTAACTTTATTTAGAATGGTTGCTATTTTTGGTATTGGTTATTGGCTTCTAGAGGCTACCAAAAAGAAAAGCGCTAAAGTACTAATCGTGGCCATTGCTTTAATTTTTGCCGGTGCTTTGGGTAATATTATCGACTCTGTTTTTTATGGTGTTTTGTTTAACGATAGCTTTGGCCAAGTTGCTACATTTTTACCTCAATCAGGGGGGTACGACTCGCTTTTATATGGTAAAGTTGTAGATATGTTATATTTTCCACTGTGGTCTGGGTATTTACCAGAATGGATACCTTTTGTAGGAGGGGACTACTTTACCTTTTTCGAGCCTGTTTTTAATATTGCGGATATGGCTATAAGTACAGGCTTTTTAATGCTAATTATTTTTAACAGAAAGGCATTTCCTAAAAATTAG
- a CDS encoding 5-formyltetrahydrofolate cyclo-ligase, with the protein MTKAELRKKYKTLRKNLSQKQIDDLSIAIANQTLELPVWNVLNYHIFLTIEEHTEINTGYILSIITGKDKNAVISKSNFTNNSLTHFLLTDNTIIKKNSWGIPEPVDGIEMDDKKIDVVFVPLLAFDKTGHRVGYGKGFYDDFLAKCRPQTIKIGLSFFDAEDHIEDIHQGDIPLDYCITPNKIYKF; encoded by the coding sequence ATGACTAAGGCCGAATTAAGAAAAAAATATAAGACACTACGAAAAAATTTATCGCAAAAGCAAATAGATGATTTAAGTATAGCTATTGCAAACCAAACACTTGAACTTCCGGTTTGGAACGTTTTGAATTATCATATTTTTTTAACGATTGAAGAACATACAGAAATTAATACGGGTTATATATTAAGCATTATAACAGGTAAGGACAAAAACGCAGTTATTTCTAAATCTAATTTTACCAACAACTCACTAACTCATTTTTTATTAACCGACAATACGATAATAAAGAAGAACAGCTGGGGTATTCCTGAGCCTGTTGATGGTATAGAAATGGACGACAAGAAAATTGATGTGGTTTTTGTACCGCTTCTAGCCTTCGATAAAACAGGCCATCGCGTAGGTTATGGCAAAGGATTTTATGATGATTTTTTAGCAAAATGCAGACCCCAAACCATAAAAATAGGGCTCTCGTTTTTTGATGCTGAAGATCATATTGAAGACATTCACCAAGGAGACATTCCGCTGGATTATTGTATTACGCCAAATAAAATTTATAAGTTTTAA
- a CDS encoding succinylglutamate desuccinylase/aspartoacylase family protein has translation MSTANNTLNILGHEIKPGESKEVDFDVAHLHTASAVNVPIIIERSKTPGPTVLFTAGVHGDEVNGVEIVRQLIAKGINKPKSGTIICIPIINIFGFLNLKREFPDGRDLNRVFPGSKNGSLASRVAYKLMTEIIPHVDYIIDFHTGGSGRFNAPQIRIEKSDSQLNTLARVFGAPFILHSKYIKKSFRSSCNKLGKPLLLFEGGKSIHIDEVITNHGVVGSKRVLDHLGMLNSKFVVFAPKTDCVMIAESKWIRAKYSGMFKVAVNIGSKALKGDLLGYITDPYGKMNYFVKADVSGYVITINESPTVYQGDALFNISTKLEA, from the coding sequence ATGAGTACCGCTAATAATACACTAAACATTTTAGGCCATGAGATTAAGCCTGGAGAAAGTAAAGAAGTAGATTTTGATGTCGCCCATTTACACACAGCATCTGCTGTAAATGTCCCTATTATTATAGAGCGTTCTAAAACCCCTGGACCCACCGTATTGTTTACGGCAGGGGTTCATGGCGACGAAGTTAATGGTGTAGAAATTGTTAGACAGCTTATTGCTAAAGGCATTAATAAACCTAAATCTGGAACCATTATCTGTATCCCCATTATAAATATTTTCGGATTTTTAAATTTAAAACGAGAATTTCCAGACGGCCGTGATTTAAACCGGGTTTTTCCCGGCTCTAAAAACGGATCTTTAGCAAGTCGGGTAGCATATAAATTAATGACCGAAATTATACCACATGTCGATTATATCATAGATTTTCACACCGGTGGTTCTGGTCGCTTTAATGCACCCCAAATACGTATTGAAAAATCAGATAGTCAACTCAATACTCTAGCAAGAGTTTTTGGGGCACCATTTATATTACATTCAAAATATATTAAAAAATCGTTTAGAAGCTCCTGCAATAAATTAGGAAAACCTTTGTTGCTTTTTGAAGGTGGTAAATCTATTCATATAGACGAGGTTATAACCAACCACGGTGTTGTTGGTTCTAAACGTGTACTGGACCATTTAGGCATGTTAAACTCGAAGTTTGTCGTATTTGCACCAAAAACCGATTGTGTTATGATTGCCGAAAGCAAATGGATTCGCGCTAAATACTCGGGCATGTTTAAAGTCGCTGTTAATATAGGTTCTAAAGCACTAAAAGGAGATCTTTTGGGCTACATAACCGACCCTTATGGCAAAATGAATTATTTTGTAAAAGCAGACGTTTCTGGCTATGTTATTACTATTAACGAATCTCCAACAGTTTATCAAGGTGATGCCCTTTTTAATATATCCACCAAACTGGAAGCCTAA
- the rimK gene encoding 30S ribosomal protein S6--L-glutamate ligase: MNIVILSRNASLYSTKRLVEAAENRGHKVEIIDPLKCDIIIEKEKPSIYYKDRYLDYVDAIIPRIGASITFYGCAVVRQFEEMGVFTISPSDSILKSRDKLRSLQSLSKAGIGMPKTVFTNYSRDIEEVIEHVGGTPLIIKLLEGTQGLGVVLAETQNAAQSVLEAFNGLQARVIVQEFIKEAKGADLRALVVDGQVVGAMKRQGKAGEFRSNLHRGGSANIITLDDEELKVALSAAKVLKLPVCGVDMLQSARGPLLLEVNSTPGLEGIEDATGKDIAASIIRFIERNTN; the protein is encoded by the coding sequence ATGAATATCGTAATTTTATCAAGAAACGCCTCCCTATACTCTACAAAGCGTCTTGTTGAAGCGGCTGAAAACAGAGGTCATAAAGTTGAAATTATCGACCCTTTAAAATGTGATATTATCATAGAAAAGGAAAAGCCTTCTATTTATTATAAAGACCGATACCTTGATTATGTAGATGCCATTATTCCAAGAATTGGTGCATCTATCACCTTTTATGGTTGTGCTGTAGTTAGACAGTTTGAAGAAATGGGCGTTTTTACCATTTCTCCATCAGATTCTATTTTAAAATCTAGAGATAAACTACGCAGCTTACAAAGCCTAAGTAAAGCTGGAATAGGCATGCCTAAAACCGTATTTACAAACTATTCTAGAGATATTGAAGAAGTTATAGAGCATGTTGGAGGGACACCTTTAATTATAAAACTATTGGAGGGCACCCAAGGCTTAGGGGTGGTTTTAGCCGAAACTCAAAATGCCGCGCAATCTGTTTTAGAAGCCTTTAATGGTTTACAAGCTAGAGTGATTGTGCAAGAGTTTATAAAAGAAGCAAAAGGTGCAGATTTACGTGCTTTAGTTGTAGATGGTCAAGTTGTTGGCGCTATGAAACGCCAAGGTAAAGCAGGTGAATTTCGATCTAATTTACACCGCGGTGGTTCGGCAAATATTATTACATTAGACGACGAAGAACTAAAAGTCGCTTTAAGTGCTGCTAAAGTTTTAAAACTGCCTGTTTGCGGTGTAGACATGCTACAATCGGCACGTGGCCCTTTATTGTTGGAAGTTAACTCTACACCAGGACTGGAAGGTATTGAAGACGCTACAGGTAAAGATATTGCCGCATCGATTATTCGTTTTATTGAGCGCAACACGAATTAA
- a CDS encoding ATP-dependent zinc protease produces the protein MKKIIGRTDLIDFPELDLWNIGAKIDSGAYTSAIHCSEIIEEHDALKCTFSSKKHPNFNSKNIVFKTFSRTVVKSSNGQKEQRYKIKTKTVLFGKTYTIYLTLTTRDNMKYPVLIGRQFLSKKFLIDVDAVNESYKNKLK, from the coding sequence ATGAAAAAAATAATTGGTCGAACAGACCTCATAGATTTTCCAGAGTTAGATCTTTGGAATATTGGTGCAAAAATTGATTCCGGAGCCTATACTTCTGCCATACACTGCTCAGAAATTATTGAAGAGCACGATGCTTTAAAATGTACGTTTAGCAGTAAAAAGCACCCCAATTTTAATAGTAAGAACATTGTTTTTAAGACCTTCTCCCGTACCGTTGTAAAAAGCAGTAACGGCCAGAAAGAGCAGCGTTATAAAATAAAAACAAAAACCGTATTATTTGGTAAAACATATACCATTTATTTAACGCTTACCACAAGAGACAACATGAAATACCCAGTACTTATAGGTCGGCAATTTTTAAGTAAAAAGTTTCTTATAGATGTTGATGCTGTAAATGAATCTTATAAAAACAAACTAAAATGA